Within candidate division KSB1 bacterium, the genomic segment TGATTGCCCTTAGGTCCGGCAGCACTAACAACCCTATCTGATTTCGGCAATAACGACCAATTCAATTGCTGCGTTCTTCGGTAATCTGCCATGTCCGAATACGGTTCTCGCATGTCCCGATTTTTCACCCAAGGCTTTTTTAAATAAGTCAGAGGCGCCATCCAAAACTTTCGGGTGATCAATAAAATCATCCGAACTGCTGATGTGGCCATTAACTCTAACAATCTTTACCAAAGGATCAAATGAACCGAGTTTCTTTTTAATTTGAGCTAAAACGTTGACTGCAGCTAATTCCGCTGCTCGATAACCTTCAGATACAGTCAGCTCTGAACCAACCTGCCCTTGATAAACCAGTTTGCCATC encodes:
- a CDS encoding RidA family protein, with the protein product MVEQRLAEMGFTLENPPEPIGNYEAAVISGKMLYISGQLPLSDGKLVYQGQVGSELTVSEGYRAAELAAVNVLAQIKKKLGSFDPLVKIVRVNGHISSSDDFIDHPKVLDGASDLFKKALGEKSGHARTVFGHGRLPKNAAIELVVIAEIR